The genomic segment ATGGTGGCGACAAGTGTCCGGGATGCAGTCTTAAGATTATCCGAAAGCAGGGTTTCACGCACAGCAGGCACAGTAATAGAGAGAAAAAGCCCTGCCAGGAATATAACAATTGTCAGCTCCAGCAGGGTAAAACCCCCTGACAGCCTCCCGGAAAAGTGCCTGATATTAATCCTGATCGTCTTCCCAGCTTGTGACATCTTTGTTTTTTCCCTCACCGCCAGGTTCATTGTCATCACCATAGGATATTATGTCAAAATCCCCATTGTCACCAGGTGACTGATACACATATTCATTTTGCCAGGGGTCTTTAGGTATCCTTGCGATATAACCACCTTCTCTCCACTTTCTGGGGAGTTTTCCGACTGTAGGAGGCGATACCAGGGCGGTTAACCCCTGTTCAGTGGTGGGGTAGCTCCCGTTATCAAGCCTGTAAAGATCAAGGGCAGTCCTGAAGGTCTCTATCTGGGTCTTTGCCTTGACCCTTTTTGAATCCTCTATATGCCCTATAACCTTTACACCCACAATACTTGCAAGTATACCCAGGATGACAATAACAACCATTACCTCTATCAGGGAAAAACCCTTTTCGGTATTTCTATTATCTGAACTCATATATCCTCCTAAAAATTTTTCTAGTGAACGATCTGGCTCATCTCCATAATGGGGAGAAGTATTGAAAATGCAATAAACCCTACTATAACCGCCATCCCAAGAAGCATAAAGGGTTCAAGCATGGATGTCATGGCTGACACCTGTGATTCCACCTCCCGCTCGTAAATATCCGCAATCTTGTTAAGCATCTTTTCAAGCTCTCCGCTGTGTTCGCCGACAGATATCATCTGGACAACAACAGGGGGTATCAGCCTGTTGTTTGATAATGGCGCAGAGAGGCTTTTTCCCTCCCTGATCTCATCTACCGCGTTGTCAATCAGCTCTGCCACCAGTATATTATTTACCACATTGCGCACTATCTGAAGGGCATTGATCAGGGTTACGCCGCTTGTGAGAAGGCTCCCAAGGGTCCTGGCGAACCTGGCTATAATCATCCTTTTTATAACAGAACCGAACACAGGCATCTTTAATTTGACCTCGTCCCACTTGCGGGAGAACCTCTCTGTCTGCCTTGCGCGCCTGAATATAAAACCCGCCACAATAAAAAAGAGCAGGATCAGCCACCAGTATGATTT from the Desulfatiglans sp. genome contains:
- the gspG gene encoding type II secretion system major pseudopilin GspG, encoding MSSDNRNTEKGFSLIEVMVVIVILGILASIVGVKVIGHIEDSKRVKAKTQIETFRTALDLYRLDNGSYPTTEQGLTALVSPPTVGKLPRKWREGGYIARIPKDPWQNEYVYQSPGDNGDFDIISYGDDNEPGGEGKNKDVTSWEDDQD